The following coding sequences lie in one Pontibacter sp. G13 genomic window:
- a CDS encoding glycerate kinase has protein sequence MNVLIAPDSFKDAASAVEVAQCLRSGVEASGLAANIRAIPLADGGEGTVEALVHATGGTFFESNCADPRFRPIRARWGSLGDGETAIIEMAAASGLQLLRGADRNPWETSTVGTGTLISDALKAGFRRFIIGIGGSATNDGGVGALAQLGVRFDNEAGKSISLTGGGLSSLHSIDTDSLMPEVLESQFVVACDVTNPLTGPTGAAQVYGAQKGADEQMIRRLDRNLGRFARIWEAQHGISIEDLPGAGAAGGLGGGLMAGLGAKLVRGFEVMRQYAQIDEAIEWADLIFTGEGSIDHQSAFGKLTWALAERGHALGTPTIAFGGQTEILHSSGPNPFAAVVPISDQPMTLESAIQETPRLLKQAAEQTWRLIHLGAR, from the coding sequence ATGAATGTCCTTATTGCTCCCGATTCCTTCAAAGATGCTGCCTCTGCCGTAGAAGTGGCTCAATGCTTGAGATCTGGGGTGGAGGCTTCTGGTCTTGCCGCCAATATTCGGGCTATTCCCCTGGCTGATGGGGGAGAAGGGACTGTGGAAGCATTGGTACATGCCACAGGAGGCACTTTCTTCGAGTCTAATTGCGCAGATCCACGTTTCCGGCCGATTCGAGCCAGATGGGGAAGCTTAGGGGATGGTGAGACGGCCATCATCGAAATGGCCGCAGCATCTGGTCTTCAGTTACTCCGTGGAGCAGACAGAAACCCTTGGGAGACTTCGACTGTAGGTACGGGAACCTTGATTTCTGACGCCCTGAAAGCAGGATTTCGCAGATTTATCATCGGAATTGGCGGAAGTGCTACGAATGACGGCGGGGTAGGCGCACTCGCTCAATTGGGGGTAAGGTTTGACAATGAGGCGGGGAAGAGCATTTCGCTTACGGGAGGCGGCCTGAGTTCCTTGCATTCGATTGACACAGATTCCTTGATGCCAGAGGTGCTGGAAAGTCAGTTCGTGGTTGCTTGTGATGTGACGAATCCACTCACAGGACCGACGGGAGCTGCTCAGGTGTATGGCGCCCAAAAAGGAGCGGATGAGCAGATGATTCGTCGGCTAGATCGGAATCTGGGAAGATTTGCCCGAATTTGGGAGGCACAGCATGGCATATCGATCGAAGATCTCCCCGGAGCAGGCGCTGCTGGCGGTCTTGGCGGAGGCTTGATGGCTGGTCTGGGTGCAAAACTCGTGAGAGGCTTTGAAGTGATGCGGCAATATGCCCAAATCGATGAGGCGATTGAGTGGGCGGATCTGATATTCACCGGAGAGGGAAGTATCGACCATCAGAGCGCCTTCGGGAAACTGACTTGGGCATTGGCGGAAAGGGGACATGCATTGGGTACTCCCACCATCGCTTTTGGCGGCCAGACAGAGATTCTACATTCAAGTGGCCCCAACCCATTTGCTGCGGTGGTTCCCATTTCTGACCAGCCCATGACGTTGGAATCTGCCATTCAGGAAACCCCAAGATTGCTGAAACAAGCGGCAGAGCAAACCTGGCGATTGATCCATCTGGGAGCTAGATAA
- a CDS encoding tocopherol cyclase family protein, with the protein MNPILQNLRNLWHPLNYHGHHVHSQFFEGWYYKWIDPSEQYAFAVIPGISKGANGESHAFIQVMDGRNCVAHYHEFPAAEFWASDREFEVKIGDNSFSRHAVELSLDSLSGKVEFRNLTPWPSSFLSPGIMGWYSFVPKMQCKHGVVSLHHELSGQMTYEGHPIDFTGGIGYGEKDWGTSFPSSWIWMQTNHFEAEDRVSLSASIARIPWLGSSFVGFIAGMWINGTLYRFTTYTGAKLEALDIFETHVRYVLRDKTKRLELLAHKAAGSDLKSPIAGDMRGRVNESMNARVEVQLTSLSGGQSQLIFEGTGRNAGLEVGGQVEELYAGLPSHLKVSGVQR; encoded by the coding sequence ATGAATCCAATCCTCCAAAATCTCCGCAATCTGTGGCATCCACTCAATTATCACGGACACCACGTCCACAGCCAATTCTTTGAAGGCTGGTATTACAAGTGGATTGATCCTTCCGAACAATATGCATTCGCAGTCATCCCCGGCATTTCCAAAGGTGCCAATGGGGAATCCCATGCTTTTATCCAAGTCATGGATGGCCGAAACTGCGTGGCTCACTATCATGAATTTCCTGCTGCTGAGTTTTGGGCCTCGGACCGTGAGTTCGAAGTCAAAATTGGCGACAATTCCTTTTCCCGACATGCCGTAGAATTGAGCCTAGATAGCCTTTCAGGCAAGGTCGAATTCCGAAACTTGACCCCTTGGCCAAGTAGTTTCTTGTCTCCTGGGATTATGGGTTGGTATTCATTTGTTCCCAAAATGCAGTGCAAGCACGGCGTAGTATCTCTGCATCATGAGCTCTCCGGACAGATGACCTATGAGGGCCATCCGATTGACTTCACAGGAGGAATCGGCTACGGAGAGAAGGATTGGGGGACCTCTTTTCCCAGTTCTTGGATCTGGATGCAGACCAATCACTTTGAGGCCGAGGATCGCGTATCGCTTTCTGCTTCCATTGCCAGAATCCCTTGGTTGGGCTCTTCCTTCGTGGGATTCATCGCAGGAATGTGGATCAATGGCACTTTGTATCGGTTCACCACCTACACGGGAGCCAAGCTGGAAGCACTGGACATCTTCGAAACACATGTCCGATATGTACTGCGGGACAAAACCAAGCGGTTGGAACTGCTGGCCCACAAAGCCGCAGGTTCAGATCTGAAAAGCCCCATTGCTGGAGATATGCGCGGTCGCGTGAATGAGAGCATGAATGCACGGGTAGAAGTGCAACTCACTTCCTTATCTGGCGGCCAATCCCAACTCATATTCGAAGGCACCGGCCGCAACGCCGGACTGGAAGTCGGTGGCCAAGTAGAAGAATTGTACGCAGGACTACCGAGTCATCTGAAGGTGAGTGGAGTACAGAGATAG
- the msrB gene encoding peptide-methionine (R)-S-oxide reductase MsrB, with protein MNWYDVLSLAKDGSPAPSRRVEKTDAEWQAQLTPEQYRVARRKGTEAPFSGEYCELHAAGKYACVCCNEPLFDSTIKFDSRSGWPSFTEPVTENAIQYERDSSLGMERIEVLCNVCDAHLGHVFPDGPPPTGLRFCINSVSLSLLPEEAGQTS; from the coding sequence ATGAATTGGTACGACGTCCTTTCATTGGCCAAAGATGGTAGCCCCGCACCTTCCCGTAGAGTGGAGAAAACCGATGCGGAATGGCAGGCTCAACTGACTCCCGAACAATATCGGGTGGCTCGGCGAAAAGGTACGGAAGCCCCGTTTTCGGGGGAATACTGCGAATTACATGCAGCAGGGAAATATGCCTGTGTATGCTGCAATGAGCCATTGTTTGATTCTACCATCAAGTTCGACTCCCGATCCGGATGGCCGAGTTTCACCGAACCTGTAACTGAAAACGCCATCCAATACGAGCGGGATTCCTCTTTGGGAATGGAGCGGATCGAGGTGCTCTGCAATGTGTGCGATGCGCATTTGGGGCACGTCTTTCCAGATGGTCCGCCTCCAACAGGCTTGAGATTCTGCATCAATTCAGTCTCTCTGAGCTTGCTTCCAGAAGAGGCCGGACAGACTTCCTAG
- a CDS encoding sigma-70 family RNA polymerase sigma factor codes for MSKTLSDRQLIAMIQSGGAAANLAVTELYQRQQVALTSFLAKRVPETMVADIFHDSILKLIENTQKGLFEGASSLKTYLYGIAKNLCYKYLEGCRKRAKDCTYFPSICSESNCPEHTLMEAEAKDFLDQAVGSISPQQGKIVQLWSQAYSMKEIAQTLGYQSEGVVRVTKMRSFRQLTNRIQSDDTLQRMYRELRA; via the coding sequence ATGAGTAAAACACTTTCCGACCGGCAATTGATTGCCATGATCCAATCAGGTGGAGCTGCTGCGAATCTAGCGGTCACCGAGCTCTACCAACGCCAACAAGTTGCGCTCACCTCATTCCTCGCCAAACGCGTCCCGGAAACCATGGTAGCGGATATCTTCCACGACTCCATCCTCAAACTCATCGAAAACACCCAGAAAGGGCTTTTTGAAGGTGCTTCTTCCCTCAAAACCTACCTGTACGGGATTGCCAAAAACCTGTGCTACAAGTACTTGGAAGGCTGCCGAAAACGCGCCAAAGATTGCACCTATTTCCCGTCCATCTGCTCTGAGTCCAACTGTCCGGAACACACGCTCATGGAAGCCGAAGCAAAAGACTTCCTTGATCAAGCCGTCGGTTCCATCTCTCCCCAACAAGGCAAAATCGTCCAGCTTTGGTCACAAGCATACTCTATGAAGGAGATCGCCCAAACCCTTGGCTATCAGTCTGAAGGAGTGGTACGGGTAACCAAGATGAGATCCTTCCGCCAACTCACCAACCGAATCCAATCCGACGACACTCTTCAGCGCATGTACCGTGAACTTCGGGCATAA
- a CDS encoding iron-containing alcohol dehydrogenase, giving the protein MNTSLSFPTQVRFGAGVISELPAYLQSESLTRPLVVTDPMVRQLPFFEAIVDQLTQAGLDVSIFSEMHKNPVKSDVLAGGDAYEAGACDCIVGIGGGVAMDVARAIALRIHHRRDLFDYDDLIGGDVYVTEEVPPLITVPTTSGTGSEVGRSAIISEDDSKRKRILFSPKLMAQQVFADPALTMELPPSITATTGMDALTHNLEAYLAKNWNPLCDGIALQGIRLIMDSIETAVKHPTMESRANMMIASLMGATAFQKGLGVVHSLAHPLSTLLDMHHGLANAITLPYGMRFNLPHCQDKFKDLAWAMKLHGGPDAVIDELFKLNDRLGIEPRLRDHGVEESHLPTLSELAEADFAHPNNPVPVTREDFMELYLAAY; this is encoded by the coding sequence ATGAATACCTCTCTCTCCTTTCCCACACAGGTGCGATTTGGTGCAGGCGTCATCAGCGAATTGCCTGCCTACCTTCAATCAGAATCCTTGACCCGTCCTTTAGTGGTCACGGACCCGATGGTTCGGCAACTTCCTTTTTTTGAGGCGATTGTGGACCAACTGACCCAAGCTGGCCTGGACGTTTCGATCTTCTCCGAGATGCACAAAAATCCCGTGAAGTCGGATGTACTAGCTGGCGGGGATGCCTATGAGGCTGGGGCATGTGATTGTATCGTCGGAATCGGCGGAGGAGTCGCCATGGATGTGGCCCGAGCTATTGCGCTGAGGATTCATCACCGGAGAGATCTGTTTGATTATGATGATCTGATCGGAGGAGATGTGTACGTTACAGAAGAAGTTCCTCCACTCATCACAGTGCCGACCACTTCAGGTACTGGCAGCGAGGTAGGCAGAAGCGCCATCATTTCGGAAGATGACAGCAAGCGTAAGCGGATCTTGTTTAGTCCCAAGCTCATGGCGCAGCAGGTATTTGCCGATCCTGCTTTGACGATGGAACTTCCGCCATCTATCACCGCTACCACGGGCATGGATGCCCTGACGCATAACCTGGAAGCGTATCTCGCCAAAAACTGGAATCCGCTCTGTGATGGCATTGCCCTACAAGGGATCAGGCTCATCATGGATTCTATCGAGACCGCGGTGAAACATCCGACCATGGAGAGTCGTGCCAATATGATGATCGCATCGCTCATGGGGGCCACGGCCTTCCAGAAAGGGCTTGGAGTCGTTCACTCATTGGCACATCCGCTGTCCACCTTGCTGGATATGCATCACGGACTCGCCAACGCCATCACGCTTCCATATGGCATGCGATTTAATCTTCCGCACTGCCAAGACAAATTCAAGGATCTTGCATGGGCGATGAAGCTCCACGGAGGGCCGGATGCCGTGATCGATGAATTGTTCAAATTGAATGATCGACTGGGGATCGAGCCCAGATTGAGAGATCATGGGGTTGAAGAATCTCACCTTCCAACTTTGTCGGAATTGGCCGAGGCGGATTTTGCGCACCCCAACAATCCCGTACCAGTCACCCGCGAAGATTTCATGGAGCTATACCTAGCGGCATACTAA
- a CDS encoding SH3 domain-containing protein, translated as MNLKTYLFFCWSVLLLATATQAQRRVGVIQDPDGYSNLRSGKGSSFDVLTQIYEGNHFFTWPSESDPWWKVETARGKVGYMHKSRILLTDKKCDCSGGTWASDMQPVMILMKSKGQVLSLCGKFISRINSRHVVMDDFILVDPNEEEVIDFSNAAFKRTHVKLGSNKITTFVEAQIASGPNWELKKAELYKRVYTFNGAWKSKKDRSSAESIDLTEDQANDALGKCRAWLESGDPSEAHNLIIRVATVCMLPDFESHEYAMDLFYQIDDELTDIKLLDHWQVYSNILSEFPRR; from the coding sequence ATGAACCTGAAAACCTATTTATTTTTCTGCTGGTCGGTATTGCTGCTGGCCACTGCAACTCAAGCACAACGACGCGTCGGAGTCATCCAAGATCCCGATGGATACTCCAACCTCAGATCTGGAAAAGGAAGTTCCTTTGACGTGTTGACGCAGATTTACGAAGGCAATCACTTCTTCACCTGGCCCTCTGAAAGCGATCCTTGGTGGAAGGTCGAGACTGCACGCGGCAAAGTAGGATACATGCACAAAAGTCGCATCCTGCTGACAGACAAAAAATGCGATTGCAGCGGGGGGACCTGGGCCTCTGATATGCAGCCCGTGATGATTTTGATGAAATCCAAAGGCCAAGTCCTGAGTCTCTGCGGAAAGTTCATCAGCCGCATCAATTCTCGGCACGTAGTCATGGACGACTTCATTTTGGTAGACCCAAACGAGGAGGAAGTCATCGATTTCTCCAACGCTGCTTTCAAGCGCACTCATGTGAAACTCGGGAGCAACAAGATCACCACCTTTGTCGAAGCCCAGATTGCATCAGGCCCTAATTGGGAATTGAAGAAGGCCGAGCTCTACAAGCGAGTATACACGTTCAATGGAGCATGGAAATCCAAAAAAGACCGTTCATCTGCAGAATCCATAGACCTTACGGAAGATCAAGCCAATGATGCTCTGGGGAAATGCCGAGCGTGGCTAGAATCCGGAGATCCATCCGAGGCACACAACTTGATTATTCGTGTGGCAACCGTCTGCATGCTTCCTGATTTTGAGTCTCATGAGTATGCGATGGATTTATTCTACCAGATCGATGATGAATTAACCGACATCAAACTGCTCGATCATTGGCAGGTTTATTCCAATATCCTGTCAGAATTCCCCCGAAGATAG
- a CDS encoding ATP-dependent 6-phosphofructokinase codes for MKKKILVATGGGDCPGLNAVIRAIVKRADLEPDYEVYGSIEAYNGVLMDPQEIIRLDDQAVAGIHIRGGTIIGTTNKGGPFNWPVEQPDGSWVGIDRSDEMIQMLKDQGFHAVISIGGDGSQRISKQLFDKGLNVVGVPKTIDNDLSATDMTFGFQTAVQVATEGVDKLVTTAESHNRVIIMEVMGRDAGWIALHAAVAGGSEVCLIPEIPYDINKVVERIEKRYEERRGFAIVVVAEGAKPKGGTVVGQASKEVGYENVRLGGIGYRLKEELTQAGLKASMRVTVLGHLQRGGIPIAFDRVLAAGFGVHAFEMVKQGKFGQMVAYKHNDIIDVPLEEAVKDYNYCTEDAFVMRTARGMGISLGD; via the coding sequence ATGAAAAAAAAGATCTTGGTCGCCACGGGTGGTGGTGATTGTCCCGGGCTCAATGCAGTGATCCGCGCCATTGTCAAACGTGCAGATCTGGAACCGGATTACGAAGTATATGGGAGTATCGAAGCCTACAATGGCGTTTTGATGGACCCACAGGAAATCATCCGATTGGATGATCAGGCAGTAGCCGGAATTCACATCCGGGGCGGCACCATTATCGGCACCACCAACAAGGGAGGTCCCTTCAATTGGCCTGTTGAGCAGCCTGACGGAAGCTGGGTAGGGATCGATCGATCTGATGAAATGATCCAAATGCTCAAGGATCAAGGATTCCATGCCGTCATCTCAATCGGCGGAGACGGTTCCCAGCGGATCTCCAAGCAATTGTTCGACAAAGGTCTCAACGTAGTCGGCGTACCCAAAACCATTGACAATGACCTATCTGCGACCGATATGACTTTTGGTTTCCAAACCGCGGTACAGGTTGCGACTGAGGGCGTGGACAAATTGGTGACGACGGCAGAATCCCACAACCGGGTCATCATCATGGAAGTTATGGGACGCGATGCGGGATGGATAGCCTTGCATGCAGCTGTTGCCGGTGGTTCTGAAGTCTGCTTGATTCCGGAGATTCCCTACGATATCAACAAAGTCGTCGAACGCATCGAAAAGCGGTATGAAGAGCGTCGCGGTTTTGCGATCGTGGTGGTGGCAGAGGGAGCCAAGCCGAAGGGCGGAACAGTCGTCGGACAAGCCTCCAAGGAAGTAGGGTATGAAAATGTCCGACTAGGCGGAATCGGCTATCGCCTGAAAGAAGAGTTGACCCAAGCCGGTCTCAAGGCTTCTATGCGGGTGACCGTTTTGGGGCACTTGCAGCGTGGTGGAATTCCGATTGCGTTCGATCGGGTATTGGCGGCTGGTTTTGGCGTCCATGCCTTCGAAATGGTCAAGCAAGGTAAATTCGGCCAAATGGTGGCTTACAAACACAATGACATCATCGATGTTCCTTTGGAAGAAGCCGTCAAGGACTACAATTATTGCACCGAGGATGCATTTGTCATGCGTACTGCACGTGGCATGGGTATTTCTCTCGGAGACTAG
- a CDS encoding family 16 glycoside hydrolase: MNRLKTARFWGILAVAVLAGAWIFTSCQGSKETYSQPARGNDPWVFRSVLDLQPRMVTVALRRNFWVAYDAQSGAIFKAWREGVDLDGPVFTQRHGPQPTTIGPAYFESPYRNPWKVVKDGQQIDFDVRFRGHRFEDDQVILTTELILENGQIVKVEETPEFADYPSGEPGLQRDFLVEGLPDGYGIQMLSHLNSLKTDRSYKIDTDFEVIKQEEVVVPGVQSSALDFMLIFNRNGSHSMRAMFHDRPLVAKEGSEDEAEQIHPGLALIEGSDCKTCHNAEVKTIGPAYIDIAKKYAFNAVTLSRLANKIIKGGMGEWGEQAMTAHPDLGVDDAKAMVAYIMGMDGEEMANPARNGAKSKTYPLGGAAETEDPSQGLVANIYQYEKIMEMPDPGADDLPVISGTAPAIHAVTPEDFLGFGENFYVDIKGYIHIPKTTDYLFRLISDDGAILFIDGEEIVNHDGLHGNTAKDGEIELTEGKHPIRVRYFNAGGGKQISLFWVPHGADAFEVVPPSAFSYDEEDFKEVLPADFKKQVTRNIPGDQSALEAVHPAFDLATVRPDGFEPMVGGMDFMSDGSLIVSTWDPNGSVYRLTNVIDNDDPQAVEVELIAQGLAEPLGLKVVDDQIFVLQKQELTQLIDHNGDQVIDEYRTISNGWRVSANFHEFAFGLVYEDGFFYATLATAINPGGASTQPQIPDRGRVVKIDRKTGDTEFIAQGLRTPNGIGRGVDDELFIADNQGDWLPASKIVHVKEGAFYGSRSVDFEGTAKLPVQQPVVWLQQDEIGNSPSQPAPLKVGPYKGQMVHGEVTHGGLKRVFVEKVDGEYQGVVFRFIQGLEAGVNRTIWGPDGHLYIGGVGNPGNWGQAGKQWYGLQRLAYNGQSAFEMLAIRAKSNGMEIELTEPLPINAGFDKDWYEVKQWFLKPTENYGGPKINERNLNIRDIQISEDRKRIFLKLDGMKEGHIVYVRLKGPFVSEAGHQLWTTEGWYTLNAIPKDTPGMTAGYTPEKAPANTLTAAQQKAGWELLFDGKTTNGWRNFGKETIGSAWRVENGTLTLGGSKDGWQTQDGGDIITDGVYRDYELELEWKISEGGNSGIIYNVIESDEYDYVWQTGPEMQILDNERHPDGRIFKHRAGDLYDLIPCEYVTVLPPGQWNQVKLRVQNGQVEHWLNGRKVVETTFWTPEWDELVAGSKFKDMPGFGTGKEGHIALQDHGDRVWFRNIRIRRLNAGS, encoded by the coding sequence ATGAATCGATTAAAGACTGCTCGCTTCTGGGGAATCCTTGCCGTGGCTGTACTGGCTGGCGCATGGATATTCACCAGTTGTCAAGGATCCAAGGAAACCTATTCTCAACCCGCTCGGGGCAATGACCCCTGGGTATTTCGTTCCGTGCTAGACCTGCAACCTCGCATGGTCACTGTTGCACTTCGCCGCAATTTCTGGGTTGCTTACGACGCCCAATCTGGTGCCATTTTCAAGGCGTGGCGTGAAGGCGTGGACCTCGATGGACCCGTGTTCACGCAGCGACACGGACCTCAACCGACCACGATCGGGCCAGCGTATTTTGAAAGCCCCTACCGCAATCCATGGAAAGTCGTCAAAGACGGCCAACAGATCGATTTCGATGTCCGGTTTCGAGGCCATCGCTTCGAAGACGATCAGGTGATTCTCACGACTGAATTGATCCTGGAAAATGGACAGATTGTCAAAGTAGAGGAGACGCCTGAATTTGCGGATTATCCCTCTGGCGAGCCCGGCCTTCAACGGGATTTTCTGGTGGAAGGGCTGCCAGATGGCTACGGCATTCAGATGCTCTCCCATCTCAATTCGCTCAAGACAGATCGCAGCTACAAAATCGACACCGATTTCGAGGTGATCAAGCAGGAAGAAGTCGTCGTGCCCGGTGTCCAGTCTTCCGCGTTGGATTTTATGCTGATTTTTAATCGCAATGGCTCTCATTCTATGCGAGCCATGTTCCATGATCGACCATTGGTGGCCAAGGAAGGTAGCGAAGATGAAGCGGAACAGATCCATCCCGGATTGGCCCTCATCGAAGGCTCTGATTGCAAGACTTGCCACAATGCCGAAGTCAAGACCATCGGTCCGGCCTATATCGATATTGCCAAGAAATATGCATTCAACGCCGTAACCCTCTCTCGACTCGCCAACAAAATCATCAAAGGTGGCATGGGAGAATGGGGCGAGCAGGCCATGACTGCACACCCCGATCTAGGGGTTGACGATGCCAAAGCCATGGTCGCATATATCATGGGGATGGACGGTGAGGAAATGGCCAACCCTGCCCGAAATGGTGCCAAATCCAAAACGTACCCGCTGGGAGGTGCCGCCGAAACCGAAGATCCTTCCCAAGGATTGGTGGCGAATATCTACCAGTATGAAAAAATCATGGAAATGCCCGATCCCGGAGCGGATGATCTTCCTGTGATCTCAGGCACCGCCCCGGCCATCCATGCCGTGACACCTGAAGATTTCCTCGGGTTTGGAGAGAATTTCTACGTGGATATCAAAGGGTACATCCATATTCCCAAAACCACCGACTACCTCTTCCGATTGATCTCCGATGATGGGGCTATTCTCTTTATCGATGGGGAAGAAATCGTCAATCACGATGGGCTGCATGGAAATACCGCTAAGGATGGTGAAATCGAACTGACCGAAGGCAAACACCCGATCCGCGTTCGCTATTTTAATGCAGGGGGCGGTAAGCAAATCTCCCTATTTTGGGTGCCACATGGTGCCGATGCATTCGAAGTGGTGCCCCCATCGGCATTTAGCTACGATGAGGAAGATTTCAAGGAGGTGTTGCCAGCTGATTTCAAGAAACAGGTGACGCGCAATATTCCCGGTGATCAATCTGCACTGGAAGCAGTCCACCCCGCATTTGATCTTGCCACAGTACGTCCAGATGGATTCGAGCCGATGGTGGGCGGTATGGACTTTATGTCCGATGGTAGCCTGATCGTATCGACTTGGGACCCCAATGGATCTGTGTATCGACTGACCAATGTGATCGACAACGATGATCCGCAAGCCGTAGAGGTGGAATTGATCGCCCAAGGTTTGGCAGAACCACTTGGATTGAAGGTGGTGGATGACCAGATCTTTGTCCTTCAAAAGCAGGAACTCACCCAGCTGATCGACCACAATGGCGACCAGGTGATCGATGAGTACCGGACCATCTCCAATGGCTGGCGCGTATCGGCCAACTTCCATGAATTCGCTTTTGGATTGGTGTATGAGGACGGATTCTTCTATGCAACCTTGGCCACGGCGATCAATCCGGGCGGCGCCAGTACGCAGCCACAGATTCCGGATCGTGGCCGTGTCGTGAAGATTGACCGCAAGACCGGAGATACCGAGTTCATCGCTCAGGGACTTCGTACCCCCAATGGAATTGGTCGAGGCGTGGATGACGAACTGTTCATCGCGGACAATCAGGGAGACTGGTTGCCAGCGAGTAAGATCGTCCACGTCAAGGAGGGGGCATTCTACGGTTCCCGCTCAGTGGATTTTGAGGGTACCGCCAAGCTTCCGGTTCAGCAACCAGTCGTATGGCTTCAACAGGATGAAATCGGAAACTCGCCCAGTCAACCTGCACCACTCAAAGTAGGCCCATACAAAGGCCAGATGGTCCACGGGGAAGTGACTCACGGTGGATTGAAGCGCGTATTTGTGGAGAAGGTCGATGGCGAATATCAAGGCGTGGTTTTCCGATTTATCCAAGGCTTGGAAGCTGGCGTAAACCGGACGATCTGGGGACCTGATGGCCATCTGTATATCGGAGGCGTCGGAAATCCCGGCAACTGGGGACAAGCAGGCAAACAATGGTATGGTCTGCAACGTCTGGCCTACAACGGACAATCTGCCTTCGAAATGCTGGCGATTCGTGCCAAATCCAATGGCATGGAAATCGAGCTGACAGAACCGCTGCCCATAAATGCCGGTTTTGACAAGGATTGGTACGAGGTCAAGCAATGGTTCCTCAAGCCTACCGAAAACTACGGCGGCCCCAAAATCAATGAACGCAATCTCAACATCCGCGACATCCAGATCTCGGAGGACCGCAAGCGCATCTTCCTCAAGCTCGATGGCATGAAGGAAGGCCATATCGTGTATGTGCGACTGAAAGGACCATTCGTCAGTGAGGCGGGGCATCAGCTCTGGACCACAGAGGGTTGGTACACCCTGAATGCCATTCCCAAGGACACACCCGGAATGACCGCCGGATACACCCCCGAAAAAGCTCCCGCCAATACCTTGACTGCCGCTCAACAGAAAGCCGGATGGGAACTGCTATTTGACGGCAAAACCACCAACGGCTGGCGCAATTTCGGCAAGGAAACGATCGGAAGTGCTTGGCGCGTGGAAAATGGGACCCTCACACTCGGTGGTTCCAAGGACGGTTGGCAGACCCAAGATGGGGGCGATATCATCACCGATGGCGTCTATCGCGACTACGAATTGGAATTGGAGTGGAAGATCTCCGAGGGTGGCAACTCGGGCATTATCTACAATGTCATCGAGTCTGACGAGTACGACTATGTCTGGCAGACTGGCCCGGAAATGCAGATCCTCGACAATGAGCGGCATCCCGATGGGCGGATCTTCAAGCACAGAGCAGGAGATCTGTACGACTTGATTCCCTGTGAATATGTCACCGTGTTGCCTCCAGGGCAGTGGAATCAGGTGAAACTCCGCGTTCAAAATGGCCAGGTCGAGCATTGGCTCAATGGTCGCAAAGTCGTGGAAACTACCTTCTGGACGCCTGAATGGGACGAACTAGTCGCCGGTTCCAAATTCAAGGACATGCCCGGTTTTGGTACGGGCAAAGAAGGCCACATCGCTCTGCAAGATCACGGAGATCGCGTATGGTTCCGCAACATCCGGATCAGAAGATTGAACGCGGGATCTTGA
- a CDS encoding DUF6503 family protein, with amino-acid sequence MMRTILLLLIAAIGAGCAQDTQRQPERSIPSTVEAARPDMVQRLEATHKLSEFTSHPAVQFDLVLNFGGKERFNGKVSMTTNSSAVRLDDQAGNTVLFDGKEVYFQSPDSSVSPRKARFDVFTWSYFFAMPYKLSDPGTNWENLADDSIMGEPVQVGKLTFGENVGDAPDDWYRIFEDPSTNLMKAAAYIVTFGGNQEEAEADPHAISYDAYQEVDGIPLAHEWAFWSWRAGEGLTEQLGDAKLSNFQFFEPEATFFQAQAGMTEAPAP; translated from the coding sequence ATGATGAGAACCATATTACTATTGCTGATTGCAGCGATCGGGGCGGGATGCGCCCAAGACACCCAACGCCAACCTGAACGATCTATTCCCTCCACAGTCGAGGCTGCCCGTCCCGATATGGTTCAACGGCTGGAAGCTACCCACAAGCTTTCGGAATTCACTTCCCACCCTGCGGTCCAATTTGATCTCGTCCTGAATTTCGGCGGCAAGGAGCGATTCAATGGCAAGGTTTCGATGACCACCAATTCTTCCGCAGTCCGACTGGACGACCAGGCCGGCAATACTGTGCTATTTGACGGCAAGGAGGTCTATTTCCAATCCCCTGACTCCAGCGTATCCCCGAGGAAGGCCCGATTCGATGTTTTCACTTGGTCGTATTTCTTTGCGATGCCCTACAAGTTGTCCGATCCCGGTACAAATTGGGAAAATCTTGCTGACGATAGCATCATGGGAGAGCCTGTCCAGGTAGGCAAGCTGACCTTCGGGGAGAATGTCGGAGATGCTCCGGACGATTGGTACCGAATTTTTGAAGATCCATCCACGAATCTGATGAAGGCTGCCGCATACATTGTAACCTTTGGTGGCAACCAAGAGGAGGCCGAGGCCGATCCCCACGCCATTTCCTATGATGCCTACCAAGAGGTCGATGGAATTCCGCTGGCCCACGAATGGGCTTTCTGGTCTTGGAGAGCCGGCGAAGGCCTGACCGAACAATTGGGAGACGCCAAGCTCTCCAATTTTCAATTCTTCGAACCCGAGGCGACCTTCTTTCAAGCCCAAGCAGGAATGACCGAAGCCCCCGCTCCCTGA